The genomic region GCAGTAATCTTTTTAGAACAATGTACTTTAAGATAAATGTTCCTCAAGTGTTGACCTAAGATTTTTCAAAAAACCTAAGCTCAATGGCATATGCTTCTCAGCTTGCTCTACATACTCATCACTATAATATTTGCTATTGATAGCTATAGTTTCAAAAATTAAATATGTACAACTATGAATGACAAAGTCGCGAACCAACTTTTGTTTATGGCTAACAATAATTTCTGAGTCTAATGTTTCTTTGATAAACTGAATTGCTTTATTTGTTACGTTGTCTAAAGTGTCACCCTCCACTATTGTTTTAGAAAACACTGTCATGTTGCCTGTTTGTAAGTCGCTTTGCACATCCTGCAGGTCGTCTATAAACTGCAAAAATGTCCCTAGACCATAGCAAAACTTCTCTGCTTCATAACTTATATGACCTTTGATTAAATAGCCATCTGCTATTGCAAAAACTCCACCTTTTTCCATGGTTATCTTTAGCATATCATCAACGCTTGATGTGTTTATTTCATGTTGCTGTTTAACAAAGCTATCCTCTTGAGCTTTATGTAAATAGTATAAACTATTGTATAAATCTTCATATTCTTCTTGCTGGTACTCTAACCGAAATAAATCAATTAACTTAAAGATTATTTCCTCTTTTTCATTCTGTGGCAAAACTCTTTCGCCTAAAAGATACTTACTTATTTTTTTGCTAAATTCCATTTTGCTTTTTTTATCTGTTTTTGGATCATCTATATAATTATCTGTATAAATATATATCATGTTTATCGCGAATAGCGATGGAGTAATTGAAATAGGTTTGTCAAACATCAGCTGCATCATAGCTGATATCATAACAGTTCTTGTGGCCTGGTAAACATCGCCTCTTAACGCTATCCCTTTAGATGGCTCATTATCTTGAATAAACTTCTGAGCTTCTTCCTCAAAGTTAATTAGGTTGTTATAAAACCCTTCATTATATATAAGGTCAAGCTGTTCTTTATGAAACCCTATGGCCTCTTCAATAACCTTTTTAATGATAAAAACTGTTTTTTCATCTTCTTCACTCTCAATTTTTCTCAAATTCTTAAGTTTACTCTTGTGTTGGATCAATGTTTTTTTAATCTTCGCTTCTCTGAGCATTTTCTCGGCTTTAGAGTACATTTGTAAGCTTGGGAAATCATAAGATATGGTGTTCCACAGCTTAAGGTATTCCTCCTCATAACACTTGATTCTTTCATCAAGCTGAAGCTTATAGCTATTTGCTAATGCTTCCATAAAATCCCCCCCCTTAAGTTTTTAAAACATTTTTCTAGCTAAAGTTAGCCAAATTTCATCATTATTTTACATTTTAATAATAATGGTATAGCAGGTAATATGCTTTGTCAATTAGTTTTAGTTTTTAATTCTCCTATAATGATAGTAAAAACTAATTGTTAGTGTAAAATTATTGTAGGATTTAAGCAGGAAAAATACTTTTAAAAAAAGAAGAGGAACCTCAAAATTCTCCACACGAGAATAATCCTAACAAAGGAGTGAGGTTCCTCATGGAAATAATTCGCGTAATAGAAGAAAAAATCCTTCATGTAACTGAAAAAGTTTTAGAAACTCTTGAAGGAGGTATTGACTACAATACTTTTACTAAAGAATTAAAAAAGGAACTAGATGGTCTTGGTGTAGGGATAATGCAAGAAGTAATTGAAGCAATGGATCAACAAATAGTTAAAGATAAAAAAGAACGAAAGGACTGGGTCATAGAAAGAAAAGGCGACTATAAAAGTATACTCACCCCTTTTGGTGAAATGACCTATAAACGAACATACTTTAAAAACAAAGAGACTAAGAAATATTCCTATTTAGCAGATGAAAATGCTGGCATAACAGCACATATGAGAATAGAACCTACTTTAAAATCCGAGTTGCTTGAAGCTACTACAAAGCTTTCGTACGAAAAAGCAACACAGGAACTAAGCCGATATAACTCAGAGTTAAAGTTAAGCAAACAAACAGCTGCTAATACAGTAAGAGACTTTAAGGCAAAAGATTATGAGATCCCTTGTGATAAAAAAGAAGTTCCCACACTTTATATAGAAGCCGATGAAGACCATTTATCAGTACGCTCTAAAAGGGGAGCACAAGCTAGACTAATCTATGTTCATGAAGGCGTAAAAGAAGTTAATGGTAGGCGTATGCTAATAAATCCTAAGTATTTTACCTCTATTGATGAAAAGCCGGAAGACTTTTGGTTTAGAGTCTGCGATTTCATATATTCCCAATACGATGTTAATTGTATCAATGATATTTATATACTAGGCGATGGAGCAAAATGGATACGCTCAGGGCTGGAATACATTCCTAGCTCCACGTTTATCTTAGATAAGTTTCATTTATCTAAATACATCATAATGGCTACAGCTCATGCTCCAAACTTAAAGACAAAGATTTATAAAAACATAAAGAAGCTAGATAGAGAGGCTGTCTTAGAAAACTTAAAAGAAGCACTTGCAAAGGCAGATAGCAAACCAAGGAAAAAGAGAATACAAAAAACTATAACCTATATTAAGAACACTTGGGATGGTATAAAGGCATCAATTGAAAATCCAGAGATAGGGTGCAGTGCCGAAGGGCATGTGAGCCATGTTTTATCATCCCGTTTGAGCAGTCGCCCTATGGCTTGGAGTCTAAATGGGGCAAAAAAAATGGCATCTATGCGAGCTGTGGAGGCAAACAAAGAGCAAGTTAAAGACCACTACCTAGAAACTTATAAGCAAAAAGACAATAAAGTAATTGAATTGACAACTGAAGTTAGGAAACAGTTAAAAGATTTAAAAACGAGAAAAAAGATTGGCAAAGAAAGTTTTAGTAATGTTCCAGTAATGGAATATGGAGTAAACTTAACAAGAGTAGCGCTAAGAGGCCTTAATAATAAAATTAGCATTTAAACTAAAATGTTCTTGGTGAGCCCGGAGGTTACAGTAGTGGCGCCGCAGGGAAGCCTTGGCAGACGGGGGCCCGCCTGTGGTATAATGTCCTATACCGATGGGTTGGAAAAAAATGTAATGTCCTCGGAGCCGCCCATCGGTTTTTAAACAAGAACCACAGGCGGGGTGGATGTCAAGGCCGCCACGGTCTTGTTAAATGTTATATGTATTGTGGAAGTGAGGTTCCTTTTTTTAACCTACAGTGTCTTGACACTATCAAACTAATTAATTAACTTTTCTTTTTTTTATGTTATGATACCATAAACAGATAACGATATTTTTTTCTGGTTTCACTACTTTTTATTTTTTGAAAATCATATAACATATATATGGCTACCTTTTATGTGAGGGGGAATTTAATTGCTAACAGAATCTTTTTTCTACTTTGTCTTTTACTCTTTTGTAGGGTGGAATTTAGAAGTACTGTATCACCTAAAAAAACAGCGCAGATTTGTAAACCGTGGATTTCTAAATGGGCCAATATGCCCGATTTATGGAATCTCTGCCACTTTGATAGTTATACTTCTTACTCCTTTTAAAGATAATCTTATAGCTTTATTTATAGGAGGTTTTATTATTGCTTCAGTTGTAGAGCTATTTACTGGATATCTGCTGGAGCGTTTTTTCGATACTAGATGGTGGGATTACTCCGAAGAATCTTTCAATCTATGGGGATATGTGTGCGTAAAGTTTTCAATATATTGGGGAGCTCTAACAGTATTTTTTTTAAATGCAATTCATCCTTTTGTTAATATGCTGTGGCTTAACATCCCAAATGTAATAAAAAATTGGATTATACCTATTTTTCTAGTCGGGATAATTATAGACTCTATTTTAACTGTTTCTAGTTTAGTACAGTTTAAATCAATCCTTGCAGAGTTTGATGATATAACTGAAAGACTTAGGCAAAATGTAACTTTGATGAAGGATAAAAAGCTTAAAAATATTTCCCTTGAGCGCCTAAAAAGAGAAAACAAAAAGCTACGTTCGCTGCAAAATAGGTTGATCAATAAAATAAATATACAACATAAAGCCTGGCTTAAGCATTACCCTAACTTAAAATCTAAAAAGTTTAAACACATTATAGGTGAACTTAAAGAAAAAATACAAAATAAAATTACCGACTAATTTAGATACTCGTCATAATCAGCTAGCCTTACAAATTCAAAACTTTTTTGCCTTAATCTTTTAACTCCATCTTTCACACCTTGTGCAATATCAGATTCAGGCTGATTCATGTGCAACAACATTATTGACCCTGGATTTGCAGATTCTAAGGCATAAGCGATCTGTTGCTTATCAAAAGTGCCTCCAGCATCGCCTAGAACATTATAATTAACAGGCTTGAGTCCTAAGTCATAAATAATATCTACAGCGACATCATCATAATGGGCCGTTCCAGATCTAAAGTACTTAGGATATTCCCCAGTTATTTTCTTAATTAACAACTGGTTTTTGTAAACCTCATTAAATACTTCTTCAACACTTGCAGTTCCTGGTATATTATAAGCTGATTTCCCTGAGACAGATAAGGGTTTATGCTTGTACCCATGATTGGCTATTTCAAGCAAAGGATTTTCCGATAACATGATAAAAGTTTCCTTGTTTTGTTTAATCCACTCTCCACTGACAAATAAGGTTGCGGGAATTTCCTCTTTAATTAAAAAATTTATTAAATCTTCATCATAATAACCTGGCCGTCCATCGCAAGCATCAAAAGTTAAGGCGACAATTTTTTTATCAACATCAATTTGCGTTATAACGCCTTCGATGTTTTCGCCCCAATCTTTCGGTTTAACCTGAGAGTATTTATCTATAATGTCTTTCTCTAATACTTCATGGTCATGTTTATTATTAGTACTTTCCTCCTCTTTGCTATCATCAATCTTTTCTTCTAATATTTCCGATGTTTCAGTTTCTACGGTTGTATCTTGTACCTCCTCGGAGCAAGCTGATGATATTAATAGAACCATAACACATACTATAAGAAAACGGAAAAAATTCATTTATTTATACCTCCTTTATTTTATTATAGCTATTTACACCATAAAGCGAAACTAGCAATCGGCTTTTACTGGATACCGCACCGCACTTACAGTTCTTGCTCTTTTTCGAAAACTGTTGAAGTGGAGGTCCCAAACCAGTTATCCTATTAACTTTTAAAGCCCTTTTTATCAAACAAAAAAGCTTGCAAAATGCAAGTTTTTTTTGTTTTATCCCTTTTATTTTCTAGCTAATAATTTAAGCGCACGGGTTAGTTTAACAGGGTTCCCATACATAAGAGTCCCCAAGCGATAAATTTTTGAAGCTAAAAGTCCTACAATTACTGTGCTTAATGTTAGTATGAACAAAGATAATATAACCTCAAAATGCGACACTGTCCCCATAGAAACCCTTACAAACATAGCCATAAACGAGCTAAATGGAATATATGATGCGACCTTTATTAATAGCCCTTCTGTATTTTGCATACCGGTTACAGAAACGAAAAAGACAGCTACAAAAATAATTGTTATAGGTGTGGCGCTAGTATTCACATCTTCAGATCTAGAAACTAAAGCACCTAAAGCCCCAAATATAAACAGATAAAATAGGTATCCTAGTATTCCAAACACCGAAAACAGTAAAAGTACGTCAGTAGGGATATTAAACACAAAATCTAAGCCTCCATCCCAAGCGGCAGAGTTTAGTTCATAAGCTAAAAAAGCGGTGCCTATAACTATAGCAAACTGTATCACCCCAGCTAAAGCTCCTCCTATAACTTTGCCGAAAATCAAGTTTCGACTATCAGTACTAGTAACCAAAACCTCCATAGCTCTATTGCTTTTTTCGCTAGCTATAGATGTAGCTACAAGCTGGCCATATATGATGATTACAAAATATAGTAAAAAGGTGAGAATATAGGTGTACATATAATTTCCAGCACTGTCAGTACCTAATATTTTAGTGTCTGATTGTAATTGAACAGATATTAACTGCTGAACGCTACCATAATCTATCCCTTTTTCAGAAAAACCCTGAATCCTATACGCTTCTGCCAACGCACCTTCAAAGGCAAAATTATCGTTGCTATGCAGTTCGTTGTTTTTGACAATATGCACATAACTTGTAGGCGAATCTATAACGTATCCCGCATCTATATCTCCAGAGGTTACATCTTCTTCTAATTCTTTTTGATTTTCATATTCTACCAAGGTTCCAAGATAAAAATTGTTTTTTAGGTCCTCTATATTACTAACCGCTTCATCTTTGTTTACATAGCCATACTCTCTTTGCGAAACATGAGTTTCTTCACCAGCGGGGTCAGAGTCAGAGCTAAAGAAAGTATCTCGTATAGTTGGTATCGACAGCCCAATGGCTAGCATCAGGCAAATAATTACGGTAGATGCAATAAAAGGTTTGCTTTTTACAAAGTTTAAAAGCTCAAACTTTACTACAATTAAAAAATTCTTCATCTATTTTTCACCCACCTTTTTAACAAAAATATCTTCAAGTGTTGGTTCATAAGTTGAAAATCTTTCAATATCTAAGCCTAGCTGCACCATTTCATTAAGTAAGTCGTTTTTAGTCTTGTCTTTTTCTAGTTCTATAACTAAATACTTCTCCTTATTATCTACAACCTTAGCTAGCCCACTAAGCTTATGGGCGAAAAGGTCCTCTAGCTCTAAAGAGGATAAACCTATCAAGCTAATAGTTAGCCTATTATTCCCATACTTTCTCTTTATGTTTTTCAAATTGCCTTTGAGCACTAGTTCTCCTTCGTTAATTAACGCAATGTTTTCACAAAACTCTTCTATATAATTCATCTGATGGCTAGAGAATATAACTATGTTATCCTCCCTTATTTGCTCTCTTATTATTTCTTTTAACACCTGTGAATTTACTGGATCTAAGCCACTAAATGGCTCGTCTAAAATGACTATGTCTGGGTTACAGACAAAGGTTTGTGCCAGCTGCACCTTTTGCTGATTTCCCTTTGAAAGGGTCTCTAGCTTTTTGTTACTGTATTTCTCTACGCCAAGCTTTTTTAGCCAATGTATTGAATTTTCCTTAGCTTCTTTTTTGGTCAAGCCTCTAAGCTGGCCAAAATAAATTACCTGCTCTAACACTTTCTTTTTAGGATACAACCCTCGCTCCTCCGGCAAATAACCTATTTGATGTTCACTGGCCACAAACTTTTTCCCATCTAACAGTATTTCACCGGCGTTTGCTTTAAATAAATTCATGAGAATCCGAATGGTAGTGGTCTTTCCAGCACCATTTCTTCCAAGAAAGCCTAAAGCCTTACCGCTTTCTACTTCAAAAGATATTCCATGAAGCACTTCTGTTTCGCCAAAAGATTTAAATATATCTTTTACTTCAAGCTTCATGCCATCACCTCTTTCTTAATAAAAAATTTTAATATAAATTATAAAAGCTAATTTATTATACTATATAAATTGCAATTGTTCTTTACCTTTTTAAATATTTAATATTCTTTTAAAGAGTAGATATTACTAGTTGTTACCCCTTTAAATTCGGTTTTCCGTAATTGTCAGCAAAAGGCATCCTGTTTTTATACAAATACCAAACTGAAACTGGTAAAACAATGAACAGTCCAATTAACGCCACAGCACTTTGTTCAAAGAAATGACCAAAAGGCATCACACTTAATCCTATGCTAAAAATATTGTTACCGGCATGGATCAAAATAGGCGCCCATATAGAACCGGTCCAAAGCAGTGAAATGCCTAAAAATACTCCCATGACAAAAGTGTAAGCTCCTTGAACTAAATTTAGATGATAAAATCCAAATAAAAGTGCTTGTATTAAAATTACAGCAAAAATACTTACTTTTCCTCTTAACTCTTTAAAAATTAACCCCCTAAAAATAACTTCCTCAATTAACGGAGCCATAATCCCTGCAGCTAGGAAAAACAACAGCACTCCCCCCTCCGTCAATGAACTCATATTTTCGACATGGGAATCTATTGCCTCGTCAGGAAAAAATCCTACTATAACAGAGCTTAGGTATAACAAAGACATTCCCGCTATAAAGGATACAACACTCTTATCTAGCGACAACTTATTAAACCTACATACTTCTAAAAAACTGTCACCTTTTCTGTTTACCATCCATTTATATATAAGTAACGAACCGACCCCCGCAAAAATTAGAGATATTGGGATATGTGCTGACATTGTAGAAGCAAACTCTGCATCAAAATTATCTAAGTTATCAGCACCACCTTCTAACCCTATCTTAATCCCTATCACAAAGGAAATTCCAAAGATATATACAATCTGAAGTCCAAAATGTACCAATAAATATTTTAATACGTTCCACACTGTCTTTAAAAAATTTTTCATAACTATCTCCTCCTATATATTGTTGTTTTATACCTACTCCTCTGGATATTTAAGTTGTAAGGTTATTGTTTTATAAGCTTTAATCACTGTATAAAAGGCCGCTAAATAACAAATGGTTGATAAAGGCAGCACAACAACTAGCGGCAAAAACAAATGCATTATAATACCTAAGGTCACTCCTACAAATACCAAGATATAACTTAATATGTTTTTCCATATAACTCTGATGTTGAATATAGCGTTAGGTAAAACAACAAAAGTTCCGCACATAACAAGTGGTAAAGCTACGCCTAAGAACCACCAAATTAAAAACGCTTCTTCCACAAAACCGCTATGTAAAGCTATTACATAGTTTAAAACGTTAACCGCTCCACCCAAAAACAATGATATCAAAAATGTTAGGACGATTGTTAGGGAAACCTGCTTTTTTTCGATAGGCAAAACCCTGATTAAATCTATGTCCATATAAAATACAAGCTCACTTTCTTTTATAGTCATAAGCGTAATAAGTACTATATACGGTACAAAGAGGATTGGTTCAATAGAACTTATCCCTAAAATCAGCCCTACTGTACCTAAAAGACCGAGCCAAACAGGTATAAATATGACCCATAATTCTCTAAAATATAATCTCGATTTAGTAATCACTCACTATCCTCCTCACTGACAGATGTCAATTTCATAAATGTTTCTAGCTGTATACTTATATAGGATATATGTTACTATTAGCATAAATAAAGGTGCTAATAGCAACATACTACCGTTTAACAAAAGTTCTCCCCTTATCATCAAAAATACGATAACACTATAAATCGAGTAGCCTAAGGTTAGCACTCCTCTGCCCTTTTTATAAAGTATAGTTAACATACATAAAATCAATCCACCTATAATTACTAAAACTTGCATACTAAGTAAAGCTTTTAAAAAATTAATGCCATCACCTATACCTTTTATTTGAAGTAAAATTGCTGCTATCAAAAACGGTAATAATAATAGTAGCCCCATGATAACAGTGGTGCAAAGAGTTACTAAAACCCTGTTGAGTAAAAAAACTTTACGAGTAACAGGTAGAATGTTTTCTAAAACTCCTGACGCTGCATTTTTTGTCCAGTTTTGCGCATGGTTATGATCTAAAAGATTAGATGGTGCTATAGATACACAGAACAAATGCAAGGTCAAAAATGAAAAAAATCCCTTAAACCACATTTCTGACACAGAGCTGGCAGTATTTAAGTTTATATAAAATAGTACAGCTCCAGCAATGTTAAAAAAGTTTAGCACACCGTAAGCTAAAACCAGATCTCTGATGTTTTTATAAAAGCTAGCATTATAAAGCTTAAAAAGATTTAGCATGCTGGTTCTCCTTTCAATCTCTTGTTGAAACATAGTACATTATATCCTCTAAGCTTGGTCTTTCAAGTAGCACACCCTCATTTTCCGTCAAAGTGTGGCAGCTATCGCTTTTTGCAAGCCCCTCTATTCCAAACTTATTTACCTTCATCCCTATTAAAGTATCTTTGTGATTATTTAAAACTTCTTTTTTGCCTTTTACTAAACGGTAATTTTCCACAAGGTCGCAGTAGGTATCTGTAAAAACCACCTCACCATCATCTATAAAAGTGATATAATCAGCCACCTTTTCCAAATCAGAGGTGATATGGGTAGAGAAAATCACCGACGCTTTTCGCTTTTCAATAATATCTTGTAGCAACTCTAAAAATTCTCTGCGAAATACTGGATCTAACCCGGAAGTTGGCTCATCCATTAAAATTAGCTCCGGTTTATGTGAAAGCGCCATCGCTATAGAAAACTTTATTTTCATTCCTTTGGATAAGTCCTCTAGCTTTTTACCTAAATTTAACCGAAACTTTTTTATATAACCTTCAAAAATATGTTGATCCCAACTCTTATAAAAAGGAGCAATTAACTTAGCTATTTTTTCTAATTTCATGCCGGATGGGTAGATATCGCCATCATAGACAAACCCAATCTTTTCTTTAATCTTTACTTCATCTGCAATATGGTCTTTGTTAAACATTTTAATCTCGCCGCTATCCTTAGATAATAAATTCATGATCAACTTGATAGTTGTTGTTTTTCCAGACCCATTTGGACCAATAAGACCCATAATATAACCTTTTTCAAGTGAGAAACTTACATTTTTTAACTTAAAATCCCCATAGTCTTTTGATACATTTTTTACTTCCAATACTTTAGACATATTTTCACCCTCCATATTCAATAATCTAGTAGAGTAGTTTTAGCATTTCTATAACTTTCTCTAACGGAATATTAAGCTCTTTTGCTTCATCCACCACCTCTTCTAACTTTTGTTCAACAGATTTTATCTTCATATCTTCGAGTAAGTCTTCTTTTTGGGCAGAGACGTAAAATCCCCTACCTTTTACCGATTTAATCAACCCTTCCTTTTCCAAAACCTGATAGGCGTTCTTAGTGGTAATTACTGAAACTTGTAACTCCTTAGCCAACATTCGTATCGATGGCAAATAGTAGCCATTGTCTAACTCACCCCTTAGAACCTGCCTTTTAATCTGATCTGAAATTTGTAGGTATATCGGCTGTGAACTTGTATTGCTAATGATTATATCCAATACAATCCCCTCTTTTATCTTTTTACAGTTATACAACAACGACTGTATATATACTGTATATATTTTATATACACAGTATATATACAGCCGTTGAATTTGTCAACTTTTTTTAAAAACAGTTCTTTCCCTCCTTGGTAGAACAAAACCCACCCTGAAATTAGGGTGGGTTAGATTCCGGGCCATTTATGTTAGTAATATAGTAGGATGGACTATTTTTTCTTTTATCAGCTTACTTTGCCAAACTAACAATAATTCAATATTTAAAAACAGCTCAGACATAATGTTCTCCTCTAGGTATTAAGCCTTAAGTTTACTCAACTACAGCGTTAATAATATCTTTGGCTACCACATATTTTTCTTCTTCTGAACCCCCATTACCACTGTTTATAGCCACTACTAAATCCATTTCCGGAACTATATAAAGACCTTGCCCCAATGACCCCATTCCAATAGCAATTTTATGCCCCTCATAGTCGTCAATCCAAAACTGATAGCCATATTCAAAACCATATTTATCCCCCTTCACCCTATATTGATAATTTTTAAAACCATCCTTATTCCTACTTTCAAAGGTAATACACACGACAATATGTCTTTAAGATCGAACCATATTCACTTAGTACCCTAAATTACTCTAATCCCTAATCCTTAACTTTTTATGTATCACAATACTAATAACCACAACACACGGAATTAAGAACATAACTAAGTATATTGTAATATCTGAAAATCCTTTTAGAAACTCACTTAAATCAGTAAAACCATATACAAGCAAAGGTAAAAGAACTGCTATATTTATAGCCACTTCTCTTTTAAAAACTTTTAATTTATTGTCCATATTTTTGTACCTAAAAACTCTTACTACTATAAATATAACAAGTACTACGCTTATAAGAATATCAAAAACGTTTATTTTACCCACCCCCTTTCATGTCTCCCCTTACCTCAATATCAGGCCTTAACTCTTTAATTTCATCAGCATAATCACAAAAAGGTCTTACATATATTTTTTCTAAATGCTTTGCTTCTTCTAAACCAATAATTTCATTTATATTAACAATTACCCTTAACACCTCAACCTCTGGAATTTGCCTTATATCTAAAGATGTAGGCTCAACTATATCATGGCTAAATATCTCTAAATTTTCTAAGTTAGGAAGGTCAGGAACTATTATATTCTCATCCGTAGGCAAATCAAAAGCACCGACACTAAGGTGTTTTAAGTTTTTCATATCAGGAAGGTCATTTATTGAAAAATCAGGGTGTGGGTTAAATATCGTTAAGCTTTCTAAGTTTTTAAGCTCAGCCAGTTGGCTATAGTCCATCAATCTATCTTCTTGATAGATTGTTAAAAGTTGTAAACTTTGTAATTTTTCTATGCCTTCTAATGTTTTGATTCTAAACCTATCTCGACCTAAAGAAAGGATAGTAATATCATCTATTTCATGGAAAATGGTCGGATGACTCTCTTTTAAGCTAGCTAATTGGCTATTTACGGTCTTTTGTAGCTGAGGGTCGGCAAGCTCCCTATTATTAGTCATATATAAGTTTAATGATAAAAAGATTAACACACCTACTAAAGCTATGGATACATCTCTAGTCCTAGTCTTGGGCGCGCTAACATAGACGTTATAGATAAAAAAGCCCACAAAAAAAGCTAGCATTATATATTCGAAGTAATGAATCACAAAATAATTATATTCAAACAAAGAGCCAAATAACAATAATGCACCCATAACTCCAGTTTGCAGCTTTCCTTGATATCTTAAATAGACGGCCCTAACAATCAGTAGAAAAATAATTTGAAATACGCTTAATATAAGCTCCCATCCATTAAATATAGAAACCATGGTTATTACTATGGCTATTAAATTAAATATTTTCTCTCTAGTATAATATCTTTCCGTTAATTTCCCTTTGTGTAAACCAAAATAGATAGTAGACATTATTGTACACAGCATAGCGATAATGATAATACTATAAATAATATTTGCCATAATCTCCAAGGATACACCACCTGTTTATTTAGTGTTATATGAACCTTTCGACACTTGCTTAGAAAGTCCTTTTTTACCAAAAAACCCACCCTAAAATTAAGGTGGGTTAGAAGTATTGAAATATCAAACGCCTGACCTTATGCAATGCTCTAATTAGGTCATTTTATTTCATCACCTTTTTCATCCACAACAATAACCTCTGCATTAGAGTAGTCATATAATTCAAATGGTGTTTTTAGATTCTCATCGTAATCAACATAATAATAATTGTTGTCATGCCATATAATATTTGTGTCATTTCCATTGAAGGTAAACCTCTTATATGACCCATCATTAAAATAGAAATAGTATGAGCTTGCAGCAACATCAGAAATATCTGCATCATCAACTTTGTCCCCAATAATCCCACTGTTAAAAGTATCAACAAATAGCTCTATTTCTTTTGTATCAGTAATATTTTTACTGTCAACACCATACTCAGGATTTCCCATAGCTGTTATTACTTGAACTTTATCTATATTGTTGCTTTCTAGCTGCTCATCAATAAGTTGTTTTTCGGAACACCCCGTAAACATCAGTAAAATTAGTAAAAGCATAGAAACATTGGTTGCTATTTTCTTCATGTTACATACCTCCATCTTCGTTATTTTAAAATGAAAACACATACAATCAAACGTAACCATTTTTTTATAATAAACTAGATTCCTCACTTGGCCATAAAATAACACAACAAATTAACTCTCTTTTTTTACTTTCATCATATTCAATTGTAAAATCCCATCTCATTTTTATCAAGTTCATAGCCTTTATTATGTAAATTTATTTATCTCTTTAGGTGTCTATCTCATATTTCCATGGTAGAATCCAAT from Proteinivorax hydrogeniformans harbors:
- a CDS encoding ISLre2 family transposase, encoding MEIIRVIEEKILHVTEKVLETLEGGIDYNTFTKELKKELDGLGVGIMQEVIEAMDQQIVKDKKERKDWVIERKGDYKSILTPFGEMTYKRTYFKNKETKKYSYLADENAGITAHMRIEPTLKSELLEATTKLSYEKATQELSRYNSELKLSKQTAANTVRDFKAKDYEIPCDKKEVPTLYIEADEDHLSVRSKRGAQARLIYVHEGVKEVNGRRMLINPKYFTSIDEKPEDFWFRVCDFIYSQYDVNCINDIYILGDGAKWIRSGLEYIPSSTFILDKFHLSKYIIMATAHAPNLKTKIYKNIKKLDREAVLENLKEALAKADSKPRKKRIQKTITYIKNTWDGIKASIENPEIGCSAEGHVSHVLSSRLSSRPMAWSLNGAKKMASMRAVEANKEQVKDHYLETYKQKDNKVIELTTEVRKQLKDLKTRKKIGKESFSNVPVMEYGVNLTRVALRGLNNKISI
- a CDS encoding ATP-binding cassette domain-containing protein, translated to MKLEVKDIFKSFGETEVLHGISFEVESGKALGFLGRNGAGKTTTIRILMNLFKANAGEILLDGKKFVASEHQIGYLPEERGLYPKKKVLEQVIYFGQLRGLTKKEAKENSIHWLKKLGVEKYSNKKLETLSKGNQQKVQLAQTFVCNPDIVILDEPFSGLDPVNSQVLKEIIREQIREDNIVIFSSHQMNYIEEFCENIALINEGELVLKGNLKNIKRKYGNNRLTISLIGLSSLELEDLFAHKLSGLAKVVDNKEKYLVIELEKDKTKNDLLNEMVQLGLDIERFSTYEPTLEDIFVKKVGEK
- a CDS encoding CPBP family intramembrane glutamic endopeptidase, with the translated sequence MKNFLKTVWNVLKYLLVHFGLQIVYIFGISFVIGIKIGLEGGADNLDNFDAEFASTMSAHIPISLIFAGVGSLLIYKWMVNRKGDSFLEVCRFNKLSLDKSVVSFIAGMSLLYLSSVIVGFFPDEAIDSHVENMSSLTEGGVLLFFLAAGIMAPLIEEVIFRGLIFKELRGKVSIFAVILIQALLFGFYHLNLVQGAYTFVMGVFLGISLLWTGSIWAPILIHAGNNIFSIGLSVMPFGHFFEQSAVALIGLFIVLPVSVWYLYKNRMPFADNYGKPNLKG
- a CDS encoding ABC transporter permease; amino-acid sequence: MKNFLIVVKFELLNFVKSKPFIASTVIICLMLAIGLSIPTIRDTFFSSDSDPAGEETHVSQREYGYVNKDEAVSNIEDLKNNFYLGTLVEYENQKELEEDVTSGDIDAGYVIDSPTSYVHIVKNNELHSNDNFAFEGALAEAYRIQGFSEKGIDYGSVQQLISVQLQSDTKILGTDSAGNYMYTYILTFLLYFVIIIYGQLVATSIASEKSNRAMEVLVTSTDSRNLIFGKVIGGALAGVIQFAIVIGTAFLAYELNSAAWDGGLDFVFNIPTDVLLLFSVFGILGYLFYLFIFGALGALVSRSEDVNTSATPITIIFVAVFFVSVTGMQNTEGLLIKVASYIPFSSFMAMFVRVSMGTVSHFEVILSLFILTLSTVIVGLLASKIYRLGTLMYGNPVKLTRALKLLARK
- a CDS encoding polysaccharide deacetylase family protein, translated to MNFFRFLIVCVMVLLISSACSEEVQDTTVETETSEILEEKIDDSKEEESTNNKHDHEVLEKDIIDKYSQVKPKDWGENIEGVITQIDVDKKIVALTFDACDGRPGYYDEDLINFLIKEEIPATLFVSGEWIKQNKETFIMLSENPLLEIANHGYKHKPLSVSGKSAYNIPGTASVEEVFNEVYKNQLLIKKITGEYPKYFRSGTAHYDDVAVDIIYDLGLKPVNYNVLGDAGGTFDKQQIAYALESANPGSIMLLHMNQPESDIAQGVKDGVKRLRQKSFEFVRLADYDEYLN
- a CDS encoding putative ABC transporter permease; protein product: MLTESFFYFVFYSFVGWNLEVLYHLKKQRRFVNRGFLNGPICPIYGISATLIVILLTPFKDNLIALFIGGFIIASVVELFTGYLLERFFDTRWWDYSEESFNLWGYVCVKFSIYWGALTVFFLNAIHPFVNMLWLNIPNVIKNWIIPIFLVGIIIDSILTVSSLVQFKSILAEFDDITERLRQNVTLMKDKKLKNISLERLKRENKKLRSLQNRLINKINIQHKAWLKHYPNLKSKKFKHIIGELKEKIQNKITD